A window of the Lactuca sativa cultivar Salinas chromosome 5, Lsat_Salinas_v11, whole genome shotgun sequence genome harbors these coding sequences:
- the LOC111913248 gene encoding uncharacterized protein LOC111913248, protein MSHTPYRLLYGKNCHLPVELENTDYWALKTSNFEPNELRANRLLQINDLEELRNESYTNSLIYKDKAKRWHDARLKGNEECEEGKKVLLYKLKTKTPSGKITHSLVRAFYNQACISIWGDELWSKDGSCIKVNRHMIKRYEEGMPKDEGLEEGLDLEKAAAT, encoded by the coding sequence atgtcacacacACCCTATAGGCTATTATATGGTAAGAATTGTCATTTACCCGTGGAGCTTGAAAATACAGACTATTGGGCTTTAAAAACATCCAATTTTGAGCCAAATGAGTTGCGTGCCAATAGACTATTGCAAATAAATGATTTGGAGGAATTGAGGAATGAGTCTTACACTAACTCATTGATTTATAAAGACAAGGCTAAAAGATGGCATGATGCAAGGTTGAAGGGTAATGAGGAGTGTGAAGAAGGGAAAAAAGTTCTTTTGTACAAATTAAAGACAAAAACTCCTTCCGGGAAAATTACGCACTCGTTGGTCCGGGCCTTTTACAATCAAGCATGTATATCCATATGGGGTGATGAGTTATGGAGCAAGGATGGGTCGTGCATTAAAGTCAATCGGCATATGATCAAGAGATACGAAGAAGGAATGCCAAAGGATGAAGGACTAGAAGAGGGGTTGGACTTGGAGAAAGCCGCTGCAACATAA